A segment of the Catenuloplanes nepalensis genome:
GCGCAGATCGGTCTCGCCCCGCACCAGGATGTGGACGCGGTCCGGTGGGTCGCGGTTCGGCACGGTGCCGACCACATCCACATCGTGGCCACCCTGGTCCGGCAGGACCGCCGGACCGAATGGGCCCGCAACGACCGCTGGCGCGCCCAAGCCGCATGCCGCGACCTCGAAGAACGCTACGGACTCCACCAGGTCGGCGTCTCCGCGACGGCTCGGCGACACCCGACCGCACCGGAGCTGCACAAGGCCCGCAGGCTTCGCCGCACCGAGACCGACCGCGACGTACTCCGCCGCGAAGCCCGATGCGCCGCCGCAGCCGCTGCCGGCACCGACGAGTTCTTCGCGCTCCTGCGTGAGGCCGGCATCCTGACCCGCCCGCGGATGAGCAGCGTCCGGCCCCACGAGGTCACTGGCTACAGCATCGCCCTCAACAGAGCCCACCCGATCTGGTACGGCGGCGGCCGGCTCGCCACCGACCTCACCCTGCCCCGGCTGCGCGCCCGCTGGCACGACCTTCCGACCACACCACCGGCCGACCCGGGCAACCTCGTCGCACTGGCGGTACGCATGGCCGAAACGGCCGGGCTCGCGGACACCGGCGCGAGCGACCTGCTCTTCGTCGCCGCGCGACAGGCACCTGGCCGGGCCCGCCGCCGGATCCTGCTCCGCGCCGCAGACGCCCTCGACCGTGCCGCGCGGCCGCGACGAAGCCCTCCGGCCCGTACCCATGCAGATCTTCGGGGTGTGGCCCGGCTGCTGCAACTGACCGGACAGCTCGGCGATGACCGCAACTCAGCGACCGTCCTGCAGCTGCTCCTCGCGCTCGCCCGGCTCGCCGAAGCCCTCGCCGACCTCAAGGCCGCGGGCCGC
Coding sequences within it:
- a CDS encoding relaxase/mobilization nuclease domain-containing protein, producing the protein MIPNIVRGKRIGGLLRYLYGPGRREEHVDPRLVAAWDGAGPLAALEPAVGRDGRRDFRALAEVLEQPVRSGRNPPAKPVWHCSLRTHPSDRQLSDAQWGRIAAEAMAQIGLAPHQDVDAVRWVAVRHGADHIHIVATLVRQDRRTEWARNDRWRAQAACRDLEERYGLHQVGVSATARRHPTAPELHKARRLRRTETDRDVLRREARCAAAAAAGTDEFFALLREAGILTRPRMSSVRPHEVTGYSIALNRAHPIWYGGGRLATDLTLPRLRARWHDLPTTPPADPGNLVALAVRMAETAGLADTGASDLLFVAARQAPGRARRRILLRAADALDRAARPRRSPPARTHADLRGVARLLQLTGQLGDDRNSATVLQLLLALARLAEALADLKAAGRQLHQAREAREAARLLRMAAHIRGPAGTTRPLTPGRNRRHDPAAPDAPGRST